In Pararge aegeria chromosome 27, ilParAegt1.1, whole genome shotgun sequence, one genomic interval encodes:
- the LOC120635535 gene encoding uncharacterized protein LOC120635535 — MSVTHEARQGYLPAPACDKNNCGQAHHRLLHYEKSSTGNDNTTGLHESSEREPTTEAQQVTHIKENNRQVLLKVVTVQIHGPMGTVTTAALLDDGSTVTLMNSELAARVGLRGHRKTMRVRGAWDTNELECDSEIVNFTASNKDGQLFTLTAHNVSDLNLPAQDTSNLGISRYEHISQIKNQLNLEYYKPQLLIGQDNYHVLLPLQVLEGKPGEPFATLTPLGWCLHGCTRTQSVNCLLHSTLLLSSNHCGLDTEKEDLLREIHEEVRRSFAIDSLGVTAKPRGNSDDIRAQAHLEKTCKLIQGRWYVGLPYISTEALGPTAVRFDIEQHSERTLGLMCIPTNIVAGEKIPTKREMLRVMSIFDVFGFLSPFTIRGKIILQETWQSGIGWDESLTDELYIKWTEWLKSLKGISRISLPRHYLAATRASEMEDAPSALNSAGSGVYDKLALHVFRRLELQAAVLAARLADTIVTQHKIKPRNKYFWSDSTTVLHWIRNDARNYQTFVAHRLREIDELTCSSKWRYVPTGLNIADAATREECDMAILEGAWLYGPSFLCCNEADWPEDLLISNPTFQNVTEYVVTIGKITLCLKCTRSVKTSLKTILKARVPREEVLITLMAEVEQIVNSRPLTHVSVEPATTEAITPNHFLLGTSSNLPLLGAFDDSDLFLKKQWRISQLLADQFWRRWVKEVLPQMLPRKKWHHESQPLQIGDLVVIVDPNMPRGVWPRGIIEAVLPGRDGRVRVVDVRTKSGLLRRPAVRVAILPVGEEC, encoded by the exons atgtctgTCACCCACGAAGCACGACAGGGATATTTGCCGGCGCCTGCTTGTGATAAAAACAATTGCGGGCAGGCTCATCACCGATTGTTACATTATGAGAAGAGCAGTACGGGAAATGATAACACTACGGGCCTACACGAGTCTTCTGAACGCGAACCCACTACCGAAGCACAACAAGTAACGcacattaaagaaaacaatcGCCAGGTACTATTAAAGGTTGTAACGGTACAAATACACGGACCGATGGGAACTGTAACAACTGCCGCGTTGCTCGACGACGGGTCAACTGTAACGCTAATGAACTCGGAACTAGCCGCAAGAGTGGGGCTACGCGGACATAGAAAAACTATGCGTGTGCGCGGCGCATGGGACACTAATGAGCTAGAATGCGACAGCGAGATAGTAAATTTCACTGCATCCAACAAAGACGGCCAGCTATTTACACTTACGGCGCATAACGTTAGCGATCTGAATTTACCTGCTCAAGATACCTCTAATTTAGGTATTTCTCGATATGAACAtatttctcaaattaaaaatcaacttaATCTTGAATATTATAAGCCACAGCTGCTAATAGGGCAAGATAATTATCACGTATTATTACCATTACAAGTTCTAGAAGGCAAACCAGGGGAACCGTTTGCTACTCTTACTCCACTAGGATGGTGCCTCCATGGTTGTACCAGAACACAATCCGTCAATTGTTTGTTGCATTCTACTCTGCTTCTCAGCTCCAACCACTGTGGCCTAGACACAGAAAAAGAAGACCTACTCCGTGAGATACATGAAGAGGTCCGACGTTCCTTCGCTATAGACTCCTTGGGGGTCACCGCTAAACCACGAGGGAACTCTGATGACATACGCGCTCAAGCGCACCTGGAGAAAACGTGTAAATTAATACAGGGAAGGTGGTATGTTGGTCTGCC TTACATTTCAACCGAAGCCTTAGGACCTACTGCTGTAAGGTTCGATATTGAACAGCATTCAGAACGCACTTTAGGTCTTATGT GTATTCCTACCAACATAGTCGCGGGTGAAAAAATACCTACAAAGAGAGAAATGCTACGAGTTATGTCAATATTCGATGTGTTTGGGTTCTTATCACCATTCACTATTAGAGGAAAAATAATTCTACAAGAAACATGGCAATCCGGAATTGGCTGGGATGAATCACTTACTGATGAACTTTATATTAAGTGGACCGAATGGCTGAAATCGCTAAAAGGTATCAGTCGAATATCTTTACCACGTCATTATCTCGCGGCAACACGTGCGAGCGAGATGGAAGACGCACCTAGTGCACTGAACAGCGCGGGCAGCGGTGTTTACGATAAACTCGCATTACATGTTTTTAG ACGGCTTGAACTTCAGGCTGCAGTTTTGGCCGCTAGATTGGCGGACACTATAGTtacacaacataaaataaaaccacgaaataaatacttttggAGTGACTCAACTACTGTACTGCATTGGATAAGAAACGACGCTCGGAATTACCAAACGTTCGTAGCGCATCGATTAAGGGAGATTGATGAACTTACCTGTTCAAGCAAATGGCGTTATGTGCCTACCGGGCTGAACATCGCAGACGCTGCCACTAGGGAAGAATGCGACATGGCTATATTAGAAGGCGCATGGCTGTACGGCCCTAGTTTTCTATGTTGCAACGAAGCTGATTGGCCTGAAGACCTGCTAATATCTAATCCAACTTTTCAAAATGTCACTGAATATGTAGTCACTATAGGAAAAATTACACTATGCTTGAAATGCACTAGAAGCGTGAAAACGTCGCTCAAGACTATCCTCAAAGCAAGAGTGCCAAGAGAGGAAGTCTTGATCACTCTGATGGCAGAGGTCGAACAGATAGTCAACAGTCGACCTCTCACTCACGTCTCTGTTGAGCCTGCTACCACAGAGGCGATTACCCCTAACCATTTTCTTTTAGGTACTTCCTCGAACCTTCCATTGCTCGGGGCATTTGATGACTCCGACTTGTTCCTGAAGAAGCAGTGGCGCATCTCACAGCTCCTGGCTGACCAGTTCTGGCGTCGCTGGGTGAAAGAAGTCCTACCACAGATGCTACCACGGAAGAAATGGCATCACGAATCCCAACCACTACAGATCGGCGACTTAGTCGTCATCGTCGATCCCAATATGCCGCGAGGCGTCTGGCCCCGAGGCATCATCGAGGCGGTGCTGCCAGGAAGGGACGGGCGCGTGCGAGTGGTGGACGTGCGGACGAAGTCGGGGCTGCTAAGGAGGCCTGCAGTACGCGTCGCAATCCTACCTGTTGGAGAAGAGTGCTGA